A section of the Pan paniscus chromosome 11, NHGRI_mPanPan1-v2.0_pri, whole genome shotgun sequence genome encodes:
- the LOC117974450 gene encoding MAPK-interacting and spindle-stabilizing protein-like, producing the protein MTLPWPSPGPSLVLPGPSMPWPCPHPALALHWSCPALALPWPWPCLLPGLAFALPWPDPMPTESMKWPWTCLAILCPGPVLSPPCSGPALALALLLVLPLLWPCSVFGHAMCYPSPSLPWPWPYHGLLLPWPGPTLAFSTLALPFLDLALPWPCPALALVLPYPGPGSALTLALLWILSGSAFSLALPLLWPCPWPSLDPDPGPDNPQV; encoded by the coding sequence ATGACCCTGCCGTGGCCCTCTCCTGGCCCTTCCTTGGTCCTGCCCGGCCCTTCCATGCCCTGGCCTTGCCCTCACCCTGCATTGGCCCTGCACtggtcctgccctgccctggcactgccttggccctggccctgccttctCCCTGGCCTTGCCtttgccctgccctggcctgacCCCATGCCTACTGAGTCCATGAAATGGCCCTGGACCTGCCTTGCCATCCTCTGTCCTGGCCCTGTATTGTCCCCACCATGCTCTGGTCCAGCGCTTGCCCTAGCCCTGTTGCTAGTCCTGCCACTGCTATGGCCCTGCTCTGTTTTTGGCCATGCCATGTGCTACCCTAGCCCttccctgccttggccttggCCCTACCATGGCCTTCTCCTACCCTGGCCTGGCCCTACCCTGGCCTTTTCTACCCTGGCCTTGCCCTTCCTTGAtcttgccctgccctggccttgccctgccctggccttggTTTTGCCTTATCCTGGTCCTGGTTCTGCCCTGACCCTGGCCTTGCTCTGGATCCTCTCTGGTTCTGCTttctccctggccctgcccttgctcTGGCCCTGTCCCTGGCCCAGCCTTGACCCTGACCCTGGCCCTGACAATCCCCAGGTCTGA